A window of Nomascus leucogenys isolate Asia chromosome X, Asia_NLE_v1, whole genome shotgun sequence contains these coding sequences:
- the TCEAL4 gene encoding transcription elongation factor A protein-like 4, whose protein sequence is MEKLYNENEGMASNQGKMENEEQPQDERKPEVACTLEDKKLENEGKTENKGKTGDEEMLKDKGKPESEGKAKEGKSEREGESEMEGGLEREGKPEIEGKPESEGEPGSETRAAGKRPAEDDVPRKAKRKTNKGLAHYLKEYKEAIHDMNFSNEDMIREFDNMAKVQDEKRKSKQKLGAFLWMQRNLQDPFYPRGPREFRGGCRAPRRDIEDIPYV, encoded by the coding sequence ATGGAAAAACTCTACAATGAAAATGAAGGAATGGCTTCAAACCAAGGCAAGATGGAAAATGAAGAACAGCCACAGGACGAGAGAAAGCCAGAAGTAGCTTGTACTCTGGAAGACAAGAAGTTAGAAAACgagggaaagacagaaaacaagggCAAAACAGGAGATGAGGAAATGTTAAAGGATAAAGGAAAGCCAGAGAGTGAGGGAAAGGCAAAAGAAGGAAAgtcagagagggagggagagtcagagatggagggaggattagagagagagggaaaaccAGAGATAGAGGGAAAGCCAGAGAGTGAAGGAGAGCCAGGGAGTGAAACAAGGGCTGCAGGAAAGCGCCCAGCTGAGGATGATGtacccaggaaagccaaaagaaaaactaataaggGGCTGGCTCATTACCTCAAGGAGTATAAAGAGGCCATACACGATATGAATTTCAGCAATGAGGACATGATAAGAGAATTTGACAATATGGCTAAGGTGCAGgatgagaagagaaaaagcaaacagaaattgGGGGCGTTTTTGTGGATGCAAAGAAACTTACAGGACCCCTTCTACCCTAGAGGTCCAAGGGAATTCAGGGGTGGCTGCAGGGCCCCACGAAGGGACATTGAAGACATTCCTTATGTGTAG